The Saccharothrix variisporea genome has a segment encoding these proteins:
- a CDS encoding peptidoglycan D,D-transpeptidase FtsI family protein, whose product MPGRPTRGRPTRRPLSVRAPKRRRGGNTRVRIAVGRLLLVGALVLAGLKLVQVQGFQAEALSQEAQKQRATKIDVPAARGAITDRNGNQLAFSIEARQLYAVPQLIREKWAKAQEADPKIGSYEDWARGVAKFIQDTLGTEVNGQKTDEQTIYALLTKDTTYVELADNVDPGKAAVIREKYADIGSEYRAVRVYPNGELASNIIGAANWREDQDPPATHGVLGLENSQDNLLAGRNGQRIVDTMQGNDEVVIPGPERARELAAAVPGRSLELTLDVDTQYALQRMVTDYTAKSGAKTGSAVVLDSRTGEILAMANDKTFDPNDFGKATEDQLRNAAVSSVFEPGSVNKVVTAATAIEDGIYQPDSVLTVDYSIKIADRIIKDHWSHPTIDMTFTGVFAKSSNVGTLMAAQKIGEDRYADMLRKFGLGKRTQSGLPGEESGSVPPRNQWSGSTFGNLPIGQGLNMTLLQMTGMYQAIANDGVRIPPRIIRAEVDQSGARKELDRPEQVRVVSPQTAKTVRDMFRAVMQTEPGQTGTGGPAALAGYQVSGKTGTAQQVDPKCGCYSSSSYWITFAGIFPADNPRYVVGIMLDAPTGGGQYSGTAAPLFHDIASYLAQRYQVPMSAEQTPVMQLIL is encoded by the coding sequence ATGCCAGGGCGGCCCACCAGGGGTAGGCCCACCAGGCGGCCGTTGTCGGTCCGCGCGCCCAAGCGGCGCCGGGGCGGCAACACCCGGGTCCGCATCGCCGTCGGCCGGCTGCTGCTGGTCGGCGCGCTCGTGCTGGCCGGGCTCAAGCTCGTGCAAGTGCAGGGCTTTCAGGCCGAGGCGCTGTCGCAGGAGGCGCAGAAGCAGCGCGCCACCAAGATCGACGTGCCCGCGGCCCGCGGCGCCATCACCGACCGCAACGGCAACCAGCTCGCGTTCAGCATCGAGGCCCGCCAGCTCTACGCCGTGCCGCAGCTGATCCGCGAGAAGTGGGCCAAGGCGCAGGAGGCCGACCCGAAGATCGGCTCCTACGAGGACTGGGCGCGCGGGGTCGCGAAGTTCATCCAGGACACGCTGGGCACCGAGGTCAACGGCCAGAAGACCGACGAGCAGACGATCTACGCGTTGCTCACCAAGGACACCACCTACGTCGAGCTGGCCGACAACGTCGACCCCGGCAAGGCCGCGGTGATCCGGGAGAAGTACGCCGACATCGGCTCGGAGTACCGCGCGGTGCGGGTGTACCCCAACGGCGAACTGGCGTCGAACATCATCGGCGCGGCGAACTGGCGCGAGGACCAGGACCCACCCGCGACGCACGGCGTCCTGGGCCTGGAGAACTCCCAGGACAACCTGCTCGCCGGCCGCAACGGCCAGCGGATCGTCGACACCATGCAGGGCAACGACGAGGTCGTCATCCCCGGCCCGGAACGCGCCCGCGAACTGGCCGCCGCCGTCCCCGGACGCAGCCTGGAACTGACCCTCGACGTCGACACGCAGTACGCGTTGCAGCGCATGGTCACGGACTACACGGCGAAGTCCGGCGCGAAGACCGGCTCGGCCGTGGTGCTCGACTCGCGCACCGGCGAGATCCTGGCGATGGCCAACGACAAGACCTTCGACCCCAACGACTTCGGCAAGGCCACCGAGGACCAGCTGCGCAACGCGGCCGTGTCGTCGGTGTTCGAACCGGGCTCGGTGAACAAGGTCGTCACGGCGGCCACCGCCATCGAGGACGGCATCTACCAGCCGGACAGCGTGCTGACGGTGGACTACTCGATCAAGATCGCCGACCGGATCATCAAGGACCACTGGAGCCACCCGACCATCGACATGACGTTCACGGGCGTCTTCGCGAAGTCCTCCAACGTCGGCACCCTCATGGCGGCCCAGAAGATCGGCGAGGACCGCTACGCCGACATGCTGCGGAAGTTCGGGCTGGGCAAGCGCACCCAGTCGGGTCTGCCCGGCGAGGAGTCGGGTTCCGTGCCGCCGCGCAACCAGTGGTCGGGGTCCACGTTCGGCAACCTGCCCATCGGCCAGGGCCTGAACATGACCCTGCTCCAGATGACCGGCATGTACCAGGCCATCGCCAACGACGGCGTCCGCATCCCGCCGCGCATCATCCGCGCGGAGGTCGACCAGTCCGGCGCCCGGAAGGAACTGGACCGTCCCGAACAGGTGCGGGTGGTGTCGCCGCAGACGGCGAAGACCGTGCGGGACATGTTCCGAGCCGTGATGCAGACCGAACCGGGCCAAACGGGCACCGGCGGACCGGCCGCTCTCGCGGGCTACCAGGTGTCGGGGAAGACCGGAACGGCTCAGCAGGTGGACCCGAAGTGCGGGTGCTACAGCTCGAGCTCGTACTGGATCACGTTCGCGGGCATCTTCCCGGCGGACAACCCGCGGTACGTGGTGGGGATCATGCTGGACGCGCCGACCGGGGGCGGGCAGTACAGCGGGACGGCGGCACCGTTGTTCCACGACATCGCCTCTTACCTGGCACAGCGTTATCAGGTGCCGATGTCGGCGGAACAAACCCCGGTCATGCAACTGATCCTGTGA
- a CDS encoding UDP-N-acetylmuramoyl-tripeptide--D-alanyl-D-alanine ligase, whose translation MIPLSLAEIADAVGGTLHGTDGTPVVTGSVEFDTRKVTAGGLFLALPGARVDGHDFAAQAVEAGAVGVLAGRPVDGVPTVVAPAVEKEHGNAYVLSGDTDGAGAAVLAALAKLARHVVDRLPDLTVIGVTGSSGKTSTKDLIAQVLAPLGPTIAPPGSFNNELGHPWTVLRADESTRFLVLELSARGRGHIAALCTVAPPKVGAVLNVGSAHLGEFGSREGIAQAKGELVEALPGNGIAVLNADDPLVAGMAARTRAEVVLVGEHPDAHVRAVDIELDATARAAFTLVTRSHRVPVRLAVHGPHQVGNALTAAAIALRLGATPQQVADALSQAERVSAHRMAVVERPDGVTIVNDAYNANPESVRAALKSLATISRATTPARRSWAVLGPMAELGDDHVRAHDEIGRLAVRLDINKLVVVGDQARPMHQGAHLEGSWGEEAVLVPDVAAAVELLRDQVRPGDVVLVKASNSYGLWRVAEALLEAVSK comes from the coding sequence GTGATCCCGCTCAGCCTGGCCGAGATCGCCGACGCCGTCGGCGGCACCCTCCACGGCACGGACGGCACGCCGGTGGTCACCGGCTCCGTCGAGTTCGACACCCGCAAGGTCACGGCGGGCGGGCTGTTCCTGGCCCTGCCCGGTGCCCGGGTCGACGGCCACGACTTCGCCGCGCAGGCCGTCGAGGCCGGTGCGGTGGGTGTGCTGGCGGGTCGTCCGGTGGACGGTGTGCCGACCGTTGTTGCACCGGCCGTCGAGAAGGAGCACGGCAACGCCTACGTCCTGTCGGGGGACACGGACGGCGCGGGTGCGGCGGTGTTGGCGGCGTTGGCGAAGCTCGCCCGGCACGTCGTGGACCGGCTCCCCGACCTGACCGTGATCGGGGTCACCGGCTCGTCGGGCAAGACCTCGACCAAGGACCTCATCGCCCAGGTGCTCGCTCCCCTGGGACCGACCATCGCGCCGCCCGGGTCGTTCAACAACGAGCTGGGCCACCCGTGGACGGTGCTGCGCGCCGACGAGTCGACTCGGTTCCTGGTGCTGGAGCTGTCCGCGCGCGGCCGTGGCCACATCGCCGCGCTGTGCACGGTGGCGCCACCCAAGGTCGGTGCGGTGCTCAACGTCGGCAGCGCGCACCTCGGCGAGTTCGGGTCCCGCGAGGGCATCGCGCAGGCCAAGGGCGAGCTGGTGGAGGCCCTGCCCGGCAACGGGATCGCGGTGCTCAACGCCGACGACCCGTTGGTGGCGGGCATGGCCGCGCGGACCAGGGCCGAGGTCGTCCTGGTCGGCGAGCACCCGGATGCCCACGTGCGGGCGGTCGACATCGAGTTGGACGCCACGGCCCGCGCCGCGTTCACGCTGGTCACGCGCAGCCATCGGGTCCCCGTGCGGTTGGCCGTGCACGGGCCGCACCAGGTCGGCAACGCGTTGACCGCCGCCGCGATCGCCCTGCGCCTGGGGGCGACCCCGCAGCAGGTCGCGGACGCGTTGTCGCAAGCCGAACGGGTTTCCGCGCATCGCATGGCGGTGGTCGAACGTCCTGACGGTGTGACGATCGTCAACGACGCCTACAACGCCAACCCCGAGTCGGTCCGCGCGGCGCTCAAGTCGCTCGCCACCATCTCGCGGGCCACCACCCCCGCCCGACGCAGCTGGGCCGTCCTCGGTCCGATGGCCGAGCTGGGCGACGACCACGTCCGCGCGCACGACGAGATCGGCAGGCTCGCCGTGCGCCTGGACATCAACAAGCTGGTCGTCGTCGGGGACCAAGCCCGCCCGATGCACCAAGGTGCGCACCTGGAAGGATCATGGGGCGAAGAAGCGGTATTGGTGCCGGATGTGGCGGCGGCCGTGGAGCTGCTGCGCGACCAGGTGCGGCCGGGTGACGTCGTGCTGGTGAAGGCATCCAACTCATACGGCCTGTGGCGGGTTGCCGAGGCCCTCCTGGAGGCGGTCAGCAAGTGA
- the mraZ gene encoding division/cell wall cluster transcriptional repressor MraZ: MFLGTHHPRLDDKGRLTLPAKFRDALAGGLMVTKGQDHCLYVFPRAEFEQMARKVAEAPFTNEAVRAYQRYLFAGTDEQRPDGQGRVSIAPELRRYAGLTKECVVIGAVNRLEIWDAQAWQRYMDEHEDSYAEAREEVLPGVF; the protein is encoded by the coding sequence GTGTTCCTGGGCACGCACCACCCGAGGCTGGACGACAAGGGCCGGCTGACGCTGCCTGCGAAGTTCCGGGACGCGCTAGCGGGGGGTCTCATGGTCACCAAGGGCCAGGACCACTGCCTCTACGTGTTCCCTCGGGCCGAGTTCGAGCAGATGGCGCGCAAGGTCGCGGAGGCGCCGTTCACCAACGAGGCGGTCCGCGCCTACCAGCGCTACCTGTTCGCCGGGACCGACGAGCAGCGGCCGGACGGCCAGGGCCGGGTGTCCATCGCACCGGAACTGCGCCGGTACGCGGGGTTGACCAAGGAGTGCGTGGTCATCGGCGCGGTCAACCGGCTGGAGATCTGGGACGCGCAGGCGTGGCAGCGCTACATGGACGAGCACGAGGACAGCTACGCCGAGGCTCGCGAGGAGGTGCTGCCGGGCGTCTTCTGA
- the mraY gene encoding phospho-N-acetylmuramoyl-pentapeptide-transferase — protein sequence MKSILIAAAIALIASIMLTPYLIKIFSRQGFGQEIREEGPQSHKTKRGTPTMGGVAILVAMWAGYLGAHLVNSMSDAAKEQTPSASGLLVLMLTTSLGIVGFLDDFIKIRKQRNLGLNKTAKLVGQFVATIIFAILVMQFPNRQGLTPASVNLSFVRDIAVVSFGVVGFVVFCYAAISAWSNAVNLTDGLDGLAGGTSAMVLGTYVVISFWQFRYNCSNLLVAGCYEVRDPLDLALVAAAAMAGCIGFLWWNAAPAKIFMGDTGSLALGGLVAGLSIATRTELLMVVIGGIFVVEALSVVLQVAVFRTSRRRLFRMAPFHHHFELAGWAETTVIIRFWLMAGMCCMLGLGLFYSEWLTAAGS from the coding sequence GTGAAGAGCATCCTCATCGCGGCGGCCATCGCGCTGATCGCGTCGATCATGCTGACGCCGTACCTGATCAAGATCTTCTCGCGGCAGGGCTTCGGCCAGGAGATCCGCGAGGAAGGCCCGCAGTCCCACAAGACCAAGCGCGGCACGCCCACCATGGGCGGTGTGGCCATCCTGGTCGCGATGTGGGCGGGCTACCTCGGCGCGCACCTGGTCAACTCGATGTCCGACGCGGCGAAGGAGCAGACGCCCAGCGCGTCCGGCCTGCTGGTGCTCATGCTGACCACGTCGCTGGGCATCGTCGGCTTCCTCGACGACTTCATCAAGATCCGCAAGCAGCGCAACCTGGGCCTGAACAAGACCGCCAAGCTGGTCGGCCAGTTCGTCGCCACCATCATCTTCGCCATCCTGGTGATGCAGTTCCCGAACCGGCAGGGCCTGACCCCGGCGTCGGTGAACCTGTCGTTCGTGCGGGACATCGCGGTGGTGTCGTTCGGCGTCGTCGGGTTCGTGGTGTTCTGCTACGCGGCGATCTCCGCGTGGTCCAACGCGGTCAACCTCACCGACGGCCTCGACGGCCTCGCGGGCGGCACGTCCGCGATGGTGCTCGGCACGTACGTGGTGATCAGCTTCTGGCAGTTCCGATACAACTGCTCCAACCTGCTGGTGGCGGGCTGCTACGAGGTGCGTGACCCGCTGGACCTGGCGCTGGTGGCCGCCGCCGCGATGGCGGGCTGCATCGGCTTCCTGTGGTGGAACGCCGCGCCGGCCAAGATCTTCATGGGTGACACCGGGTCGCTGGCGCTGGGTGGTCTGGTCGCGGGGCTGTCCATCGCGACCCGCACCGAGCTGCTGATGGTCGTGATCGGCGGCATCTTCGTGGTCGAGGCGCTGTCGGTGGTGTTGCAGGTGGCGGTGTTCCGGACGTCCCGGCGGCGGTTGTTCCGCATGGCCCCGTTCCACCACCACTTCGAACTCGCCGGGTGGGCGGAAACCACGGTCATCATCCGGTTCTGGCTGATGGCGGGCATGTGCTGCATGTTGGGCCTGGGCCTGTTCTACAGCGAGTGGCTCACCGCGGCGGGGAGCTGA
- a CDS encoding UDP-N-acetylmuramoyl-L-alanyl-D-glutamate--2,6-diaminopimelate ligase: protein MPAKLEGKVATAPPRPSRVQPVAVSELASTVDAHLTAPDRAHTPVSGVTLRAQHVKAGDLFAALPGARAHGADFVDQAVALGAVAVLTDEVGAAKVRAAVPVLVHPEPREVLGALAARVYGEPATKVAVWGVTGTSGKTTTSYMVESALRAAGRTTGLIGTVETRIAGERLDSALTTPEAPDLHALLAVMAERGVTDVVMEVSSHALRLGRVGGVGFAVAGFTNLSQDHLDFHPSMEDYFQTKALLFDGRARQEVVCVDGEWGRRLVKPETVTVSTTGEADWTASDITVSATGEQRFVVHGPVSFDVELRLPGEFNVANALLATAMLHARGVDAESIRRGLADVQVPGRMQRVDEGQDFTAVVDYSHKPQAVALALDAVRARATGRIITVLGCGGDRDTAKRPLMGEEAARRSDVLIVTDDNPRSEDPAAIRAAMLAGALNVPDGDRGEVLEIGDRRAAIEHAVGLARPGDVVVVAGKGHETGQEVAGVVHPFSDADTLAHAIREVRR, encoded by the coding sequence GTGCCTGCCAAGCTTGAGGGCAAGGTCGCGACCGCCCCGCCTCGCCCTTCCCGCGTCCAGCCCGTCGCCGTGTCCGAGCTCGCCTCGACCGTGGACGCGCACCTGACCGCGCCCGATCGTGCGCACACGCCTGTTTCCGGTGTGACCTTGCGCGCCCAGCACGTGAAGGCCGGTGATCTGTTCGCCGCGTTGCCCGGGGCTCGTGCGCATGGCGCGGACTTCGTCGACCAGGCCGTTGCCCTGGGGGCGGTGGCGGTGTTGACCGATGAGGTCGGGGCCGCCAAGGTGCGGGCTGCTGTGCCCGTTCTGGTGCACCCGGAACCGCGTGAGGTGCTCGGGGCGCTGGCTGCCCGGGTTTACGGCGAACCCGCCACGAAGGTCGCGGTCTGGGGGGTCACCGGGACGTCCGGCAAGACGACCACCAGCTACATGGTGGAGTCGGCGTTGCGCGCGGCCGGGCGGACGACCGGGTTGATCGGGACGGTCGAGACGCGGATCGCGGGGGAGCGGCTGGACAGCGCGCTCACCACGCCCGAAGCGCCCGATCTGCACGCGCTGCTCGCCGTCATGGCCGAGCGCGGGGTGACGGACGTGGTCATGGAGGTGTCCAGCCACGCCCTGCGGCTGGGGCGGGTCGGTGGGGTCGGGTTCGCGGTGGCCGGGTTCACCAACCTCTCGCAGGACCACCTGGACTTCCACCCGTCCATGGAGGACTACTTCCAGACCAAGGCCCTGCTGTTCGACGGCCGCGCCCGGCAGGAAGTCGTGTGCGTGGACGGCGAGTGGGGGCGGCGGCTGGTCAAGCCGGAGACCGTCACGGTGTCCACCACCGGGGAAGCGGACTGGACGGCTTCGGACATCACGGTGTCCGCGACTGGCGAGCAGCGGTTCGTCGTGCACGGGCCGGTGAGCTTTGACGTCGAGTTGCGGTTGCCCGGCGAGTTCAACGTGGCCAACGCGCTGCTGGCGACCGCCATGCTGCACGCGCGGGGCGTCGACGCCGAGTCGATCCGGCGTGGCCTTGCGGACGTGCAGGTGCCCGGTCGGATGCAGCGCGTGGACGAGGGGCAGGACTTCACCGCCGTCGTCGACTACTCCCACAAGCCGCAGGCCGTGGCGTTGGCGTTGGACGCCGTGCGAGCTCGGGCGACCGGTCGGATCATCACGGTGCTGGGGTGTGGTGGCGACCGGGACACGGCCAAGCGGCCGCTGATGGGCGAAGAGGCGGCCCGGCGCAGTGACGTCCTGATCGTCACCGACGACAACCCGCGCAGCGAGGACCCGGCCGCGATCCGGGCCGCGATGCTGGCGGGCGCGCTGAACGTGCCCGACGGGGACCGGGGCGAAGTCCTGGAGATCGGGGACCGGCGTGCGGCCATCGAGCACGCCGTGGGCCTCGCCCGGCCCGGTGACGTCGTCGTCGTCGCGGGCAAGGGCCACGAGACCGGGCAAGAGGTGGCGGGCGTCGTGCACCCGTTCTCCGACGCCGACACCCTCGCGCACGCGATCAGAGAGGTCCGCCGGTGA
- a CDS encoding AAA family ATPase, with product MNNTAPVHSRPDEVLAELHAVVGRIAANVEKVIVGKPDVVRIAIVTLLAEGHLLVEDVPGVGKTSLAKALARSIDCSVSRIQFTPDLLPSDITGVSIYNRQDNDFVFRPGPVFANIVVGDEINRASPKTQSALLECMEEHQVTVDGNTYPLSSPFMVIATQNPIEMEGTYALPEAQRDRFTARVSIGYPDPQAELAMVDEHAGNDPLADLRPVSDADTVLKLVHAVRRVHLSPEVRRYAVELVSATRRLPELRLGASPRSTLQLVRAARAQAALAGRDFVVPDDIHAVAVPVLAHRLVLTAEAQAARRSAADLVRNLLQRVPVPQAALDPSGQFLQNVQRHPGGHPVPGHGDGHHR from the coding sequence GTGAACAACACGGCCCCCGTGCACAGCCGGCCCGACGAGGTGCTCGCCGAACTGCACGCCGTGGTGGGGCGCATCGCGGCGAACGTCGAGAAGGTCATCGTGGGCAAGCCGGACGTGGTCCGGATCGCCATCGTGACGCTGCTCGCCGAGGGACACCTGCTGGTGGAGGACGTGCCCGGCGTCGGCAAGACGTCGCTGGCCAAGGCCCTGGCGCGGTCCATCGACTGTTCGGTGAGCCGCATCCAGTTCACCCCGGACCTGCTGCCCAGCGACATCACCGGTGTGTCGATCTACAACCGGCAGGACAACGACTTCGTGTTCCGGCCCGGCCCGGTGTTCGCCAACATCGTGGTCGGCGACGAGATCAACCGGGCCTCGCCGAAGACCCAGTCGGCGCTGCTGGAGTGCATGGAAGAGCACCAGGTGACGGTGGACGGGAACACCTACCCGCTCAGCTCGCCGTTCATGGTGATCGCCACGCAGAACCCGATCGAGATGGAGGGCACCTACGCCCTGCCCGAGGCGCAGCGCGACCGGTTCACCGCGCGCGTGTCGATCGGCTACCCGGACCCGCAGGCCGAGCTGGCGATGGTGGACGAGCACGCGGGCAACGACCCGCTGGCCGACCTGCGCCCGGTCTCGGACGCGGACACCGTGCTCAAGCTGGTGCACGCGGTGCGCCGGGTGCACCTGTCGCCCGAGGTGCGGCGGTACGCGGTGGAGCTCGTCTCGGCCACCCGGCGGCTGCCGGAGCTGAGACTGGGCGCCTCCCCGCGCTCGACGTTGCAGCTGGTCCGCGCGGCGCGGGCGCAGGCGGCGCTGGCCGGGCGCGACTTCGTGGTGCCCGACGACATCCACGCGGTGGCCGTGCCCGTGCTGGCGCACCGGCTGGTGCTCACCGCGGAGGCGCAGGCGGCGCGCAGGTCGGCGGCGGACCTGGTGCGCAACCTGCTGCAGCGGGTGCCGGTGCCGCAGGCGGCGCTGGACCCGTCCGGCCAGTTCCTGCAGAACGTGCAGCGCCACCCCGGCGGCCACCCGGTCCCGGGCCACGGCGACGGCCACCACCGCTGA
- the rsmH gene encoding 16S rRNA (cytosine(1402)-N(4))-methyltransferase RsmH: MGERARHVPVLLDRVLALLAPALADRDAVFVDCTLGLGGHSEAVLRAHPRVRLIGLDRDPQAIELARRRLEPFADRTTFVQTTYDHIAEAVDGPVDGILMDLGVSSLQLDAEERGFAYSRDAPLDMRMSAGTGMTAADVLNEYSVDDLTRILRDYGEERFARKIAQAVVRERAREPFTNSGRLVELLYDVVPAATRRTGGHPAKRTFQALRIEVNGELESLRQALPAALSVLAVGGRIVVESYQSLEDRMVKRAFAELAVSTTPPGLPVELPGHGPQLKLVTRGAEVANEQEIEDNPRAAPVRLRAAERIREAT; encoded by the coding sequence ATGGGCGAGCGGGCGCGGCACGTGCCGGTGCTGCTCGACCGCGTCCTCGCTCTGCTGGCCCCCGCGCTGGCCGACCGGGACGCGGTGTTCGTGGACTGCACGCTCGGCCTGGGCGGGCACTCCGAGGCCGTGCTGCGGGCGCACCCGCGGGTGCGCCTGATCGGCCTCGACCGCGACCCGCAGGCGATCGAGCTCGCGCGCCGGCGCCTGGAGCCCTTCGCCGACCGGACGACGTTCGTGCAGACCACCTACGACCACATCGCCGAGGCGGTGGACGGCCCGGTGGACGGCATCCTGATGGACCTGGGCGTCTCGTCGTTGCAGCTGGACGCCGAGGAGCGCGGCTTCGCCTACTCCCGGGACGCACCCCTGGACATGCGGATGAGCGCCGGGACCGGCATGACCGCCGCCGACGTGCTCAACGAGTACTCGGTGGACGACCTGACCCGCATCCTGCGCGACTACGGCGAGGAGCGCTTCGCCCGCAAGATCGCCCAGGCGGTCGTGCGGGAACGGGCGCGCGAGCCGTTCACCAACTCCGGGCGGCTGGTCGAGCTGCTCTACGACGTGGTGCCCGCGGCGACCCGGCGCACCGGCGGCCACCCGGCGAAGCGGACGTTCCAGGCGCTGCGGATCGAGGTCAACGGCGAGCTGGAGTCGCTGCGCCAGGCCCTGCCCGCGGCGCTGTCGGTGCTCGCGGTGGGCGGTCGGATCGTCGTGGAGTCCTACCAGTCGCTGGAGGACCGCATGGTCAAGCGGGCCTTCGCCGAGCTGGCGGTGTCCACGACGCCGCCGGGCCTGCCGGTGGAGCTGCCCGGCCACGGCCCGCAGCTGAAGCTGGTGACCCGCGGCGCCGAGGTCGCGAACGAGCAGGAGATCGAGGACAACCCCAGGGCCGCGCCGGTGAGACTCCGGGCGGCGGAACGGATCCGGGAGGCGACATGA
- a CDS encoding DUF58 domain-containing protein, producing the protein MRGALSGLTTRGRCLLAAGFAAGLCAVVLNERDLLRVAAFVVALPVLAAWLAQRARVGLHASRFLFPSRVQVGAATEVKVELRSAGRLPTGGLLLEDNVPYALGARPRFVVERLPRNTVTALRYPLKPVMRGIQQVGPLMARITDPFGLAEFDRELAGRSRLVVVPRVVGLNGLPSGSGMGAGDDGSIRLRAGQGEDDAVVRQYRHGDDLRKVHWRSTARRDELMVRVEERPWRGGTTVLLDHRLTAHRGTGPNSSLEWAVSFAASVCLHLHRFGHQVRLVGDDGRVLAGGSGDGGHSDAVVLDALAALQPSHRREPAVGLDPGAGQEVIAILGGSTPAVVDALVRNRPRGMRSLAVVMDVGAWATAGEDPAPGPEEARGLLTAAGWGAVVARPSTPMGQVWQELCHSAGNRGPVVRTEVG; encoded by the coding sequence ATGCGCGGAGCCCTGTCCGGGCTGACCACCCGGGGCCGCTGCCTCCTCGCCGCCGGGTTCGCGGCGGGCCTGTGCGCGGTCGTGCTCAACGAGCGGGACCTGCTGCGGGTCGCCGCGTTCGTGGTGGCCCTGCCGGTGCTGGCCGCGTGGCTGGCGCAGCGGGCGCGGGTGGGCCTGCACGCGTCCCGGTTCCTGTTCCCCAGCCGGGTCCAGGTGGGCGCGGCGACCGAGGTGAAGGTCGAGCTGCGCTCGGCCGGGCGGCTGCCCACCGGCGGCCTGCTGCTGGAGGACAACGTGCCGTACGCGCTGGGCGCGCGGCCCCGGTTCGTCGTCGAGCGGCTGCCCCGCAACACCGTGACCGCCCTGCGCTACCCGCTCAAGCCGGTGATGCGCGGCATCCAGCAGGTAGGCCCGCTGATGGCGCGGATCACCGACCCGTTCGGGCTGGCCGAGTTCGACCGCGAGCTGGCGGGCCGGTCCAGGCTGGTCGTGGTGCCGCGCGTGGTCGGCCTGAACGGGCTGCCCAGCGGGTCCGGCATGGGCGCGGGCGACGACGGCTCGATCCGGCTGCGCGCCGGGCAGGGCGAGGACGACGCCGTGGTGCGGCAGTACCGGCACGGCGACGACCTGCGCAAGGTCCACTGGCGGTCCACCGCGCGGCGCGACGAGCTGATGGTCCGCGTCGAGGAACGACCGTGGCGCGGCGGCACGACGGTGCTGCTGGACCACCGGCTGACCGCGCACCGCGGCACCGGGCCGAACTCGTCGCTGGAGTGGGCGGTGTCGTTCGCGGCGTCCGTGTGCCTGCACCTGCACCGGTTCGGGCACCAGGTGCGGCTGGTCGGCGACGACGGCCGGGTGCTGGCGGGCGGGTCGGGCGACGGCGGGCACAGCGACGCCGTGGTCCTGGACGCGCTGGCCGCCCTGCAGCCCTCGCACCGCCGCGAGCCCGCCGTCGGGTTGGACCCGGGCGCGGGCCAGGAGGTCATCGCCATCCTCGGCGGCAGCACGCCCGCAGTGGTCGACGCACTCGTGCGCAACCGACCGCGCGGCATGCGGAGCCTGGCCGTGGTGATGGATGTCGGGGCGTGGGCAACGGCCGGCGAAGACCCCGCGCCCGGCCCGGAGGAAGCACGCGGCCTGCTCACGGCGGCCGGCTGGGGCGCGGTCGTCGCCCGGCCGTCGACGCCGATGGGCCAGGTCTGGCAGGAACTGTGCCACAGCGCGGGCAACCGCGGCCCGGTGGTGCGCACGGAGGTGGGTTGA